The sequence below is a genomic window from Cicer arietinum cultivar CDC Frontier isolate Library 1 chromosome 6, Cicar.CDCFrontier_v2.0, whole genome shotgun sequence.
taggGGGCCAATTCATTCTCAAATATTTGACGAATAATAcaattattaaatttcaaaacccCACGAACATAACTATCGTGCCATATGCTCACACGAACACCATTACCAATTCTTCAATGGTGACCACCTTCCACTTATATCCAATATTAGACAAGTTCTGATTGTCATTGATTTTAGGTACAAATTCTAAGGTATGATTATGTTTAGTCCCAATAACCTTGACATATATGGAATTTTCATTAACACTCAAATTTCAACCAACCTTCGTAAAGAATGAAGTATTCATCTTTAGGGATGAGCCAACAATGAGTGTAAGTTGTTTGCATGGTGTAACTATAAAGTGAGAATAACATGGATTTAAAACATGTTACTCGACCTATAAAAGATATCGCATTTGCTTTGAAGAACTAATTATCATATCATTTTCCCCCAAACTCTCTATGGGAGCCCATTGATGAAGAATAAGTACCTCTGATATATTTTCTCAAACTCTCCCATGCCAAGTCTATCACACGCCTTCTCGGGTCAATTTTTACGGCCACCTATCGAATCTCTCATTTTTCAAATGTCATAGAATTAATTAGGGTGTTCACatcaaaaccaataaaaaaaaaaaacaacaattcgtccataaaaaatcaaaaactccACAAAATTAAATACTTTTGGACCTCCTTTTGTTAAAATTGCACGAATCAGATCAGATTGCagattcatttttcaaaatggAACCAAACATCAATCATAAATTtcaatacttatttattttttatagtatgATATAAAGCACAAATATTAttgacttatttttttaatttattccatgatttattagtttaatttttgatatattaaacacatgtttaaaCTTTCTTCCCTAATAATATTTgttagtttaatttattatattttgttgttttttttgtattttaaatataatcaatcattattattttgtaatattaaatttaagtatattatatattttgcatCATCCTTACTATTTTATcatgtttttataatattaatatttttttttataattgtaattttgatataaaaaacttgatcaaaattaaactattttaaattgaattagattaattttttaaaatttgtcatCCAAATGAGAACGcatgtaattttatatttgaatcagatgattttttattttaaaattgactcAAATCACActgcaaatatttttaaagtaaaagaCTATTTTAAACAATAATCATATTATCAATGCTATATTTAAGAACAGAACTACCCCAATTTTCGACTAATAAGAATCTCAATTACATCCCACAACCTTTTGTGCCATTAGTTTTGTGACGATCTTGTAAGATACATCACAAAAATGTTTAGCTAATATGGAAGGTGTTGTTGATTTTTCTAGTGCGAGAAGGATTCAAATCACACTTGGTCATTCTACGCAAGGAAGGTCCAACAACGCTCCATTTTTCCTTAATAGAAGGTTGGCTTTTTAAAACACACACAGACATTTATCATGCTGCAAAATAATCATGTACTCATTAAATGGATTTTGTTGAAGTTCCTTAAGGATTTTGTTCGGTCCATAAGCAAAATTCCTAAATTTCTCCTCAAGGCAATGCATCAAACGTTAGCAAAGATATTcccaaagaataaaaaaatttcactaTTTTAGGTTGGATTAAAAGgagtttataataaattaagaaGTCCCACATGTTTTATAAAATCATCGAGTTCTTCATGTGTAAGCCAAGCAACCACAAAACAAAAAGGACGTCCTTTTCAGTTTGAAGAACTAAAATCACCGAAAATCACATAAGATTGGTTTTTATccaaaaattgaaatcaaattaattaagatCGTGAGTTCAACTTCTACGCAGATGCAAAGACCTACCTATTTGATAGATGATACGTCTCATAACACTCTCATTGAGACATGTATTAATCTTAGATGAATATGAGAATTCAATTcgtctaatttattttaataaaaatataaaataaaaatcaattatgcGAGATCTCTCAAATTAATTTAGataaattgtttcaaaatattaaacataaaatcGTATTGATCTTTAgacaaatttatataattgttttaagattaaattaatataaaacaatgacattcttgttttttatttttaaaacaaaacaattttaAGCTAATACGCTTTCATATTAAGTTATTTAGTTtggtaaattttaatttttagaatttaaatgctaattaaaataattcttaattaatttCTATTCATTTTTCAGATCCGACTctaaattactaaaattttattttttctaaaaaccaCATAGTTAAAACTATGTTTTttctatatattaataatctaattatttatacatatatatacaattatattatattattatgtcaCTTTGACATATTAACtactaaaatatttacaatatatTTAGACGTTGATACAACATTATTGTAGTGTGTATCAAAAAGTTTTATAATTACATCTTATAACTTCTAAGTACAATTCTAagataattttagaaatttttgatATATTGATGCATGAATTTAGATAcgagatatttttttattctcttcatATCAGagtttttttatacaaatatcatctttttaaaattttaatatcagATTGCCCcacttcaaaaaaaataatactaaaatgccctactttttagccctaatttttttttggtttaattttgttatttattattgagtATATTATATttggtatattatatttatcattattaaatatttaaaaaataattataacattaaaaaatacaaaatattattataaataataaaaataattaaattaataatattatataacttttaataattattataataataaaaataataattttaataataataataataaaaagaaaattctattaattaaaacatttaaaaaatcaaaatattattatgaaaaataataataataataaaaataaatttaataatattataaatttttataatataataataataataataataataataacaataataaaatacattaataaataatactaataattttataatattctaaattttaataataataataataataataataataataataaagtagattatattaataaaagaaaattagttaaattgaaccaataaaatacattaaattaaaaaaaaaacagaaaattgaaagaaaaaatacatcaaatttatattttatcattattattattttcattaatttttatttattagataagaaaaataggaggaatttgttataataatgtgCCAAAAAAGAGGAGGAAGTTGTTATACTAATTTGCCAAAATagaggaagttgttataataatttgataaaacaaACGTGTGTTCCTGATATTTTGCCATAAAATAACAatgtattttcttaacaacttcctctaatagtattttgattttttggcaaattattataacaactttctCCTCCTCTTTGGCAGGTTATTATAACAAATTTCTCCTAATtttcttatctaataaataaaaattaatgaaaataataataataaaatataaatttgatggatttttttcttcaattttctatacttttttttttaatttaacgtattttattggttcaatttaattaattttattttaataatataatctactttattattattattactattattatttttattaaaatttagaatttttattattataataattattaaaagttatataatattattaatttaattatttttattatttataataatattttgtattttttaatgttataattatttttaaaatatttaataataataaatataatataccaaATATAAtataccaaaaaataaataacaaaattgaaaaaaaaaaattaaggaagtaggaggtcgcatccccaggatgccACTATTTAGTGAGGTtcgaaatttttttctttagaaaGTTGCATTCTCAAGTTACGACTTGTAACTAGGGctaaaaagtaggacattttagtattatttttttgaaagtgGAGCAATAtggtattaaaattttaaaaagaggaTATTTGTATGAAAAACCCTCATATCGGTGGATGAAtttcttaagaaaaaaaattgtatattggcaaaacatacaaaaaagttaattttaatattttgttaaccTTTTATTTAGGTTCCGGGTCCCCTtgtataaattcaaaaaaaacctacgatattttattaattggtttAGATTCTTAGCTCCGTAGTTACAAATCGAAAGAAGAAAACACTCAGATTCGATTCTGAAACTTCAAGGTTCATTCATGTAAAAACCACCAATCTCGCCCCAATCACACTTCCTTCCTCCCTCCGACCCTTTTCTCttaactctctctctctctctctctctctctctctctctctctctgtgcCCACTCACATACACTACTTCTAGTACAATACAACACCCCACTTTCTCTTATCCTTGCGGCGTGTTTTCCAAAGtccctctatttttatttctctcctCAACCCCTTTatacttttttcttctattgcTCCCTTTCCAATTGTAATATTCTGTTTCTTAACTCATCAGCTTCATCAACAAAATGCTCTCTGTGAGGTAAAGTTTTGAACTTTGATATCAtctttttagtttgtttctctTTTTGCTTAATGTCTCTAATGTAATTGGATTGTtgttacttaaataaatttgtaaacttTTATAGATTTTAGAACAAGGGTTTCTTCAATTGTTAGTTTTGTGATGATTAAAATGGCTGCATCTTCGTTATTGTTTTCTATGCAATTTTGCATTATTTTGATTTGAAGGGTTTTTTATTCTGTATTAGGGATTTTTGGAGGCGGCATAGGAGGAAGATTTTCCTCTCCGTTGGTGTTTTTGGAGGTGGCTATTGTTTGTATAAGCTTTATGGTGCTCATCGACAAAGGCTCTATGCACTTGAGAGGGAACTTGAAGTTCAGAGGGAAACTGAGGAGTTTATGAAGGCTCAGTTAAgtcaattatcaattttaattgtttataaaaattagGTTCATTGATAGATATGTTTTCTGTTACCACTATCTAAAAACAACAAATGTTGATGGCATgtctttgtttgttttgttgttgttgcaatTGACAAATTATAGGATGCAAAATCACTTCGAGAATATTCAGAGAATTTCTGATACAATAACATTGCCTCATACTATGCACAACTTAAGTTGCCGGATAGCTGAAGAGTTGGATCTTTCTCACCTTCTTGAGAGGCTAATACAAGGAAAGGGTCAGCCCAACACTTTAACACAATCAGAGAAACTAAATTTGTGGGGTAGACTCAAAATTCTAAGTATGAATCTTGTCTTGCCTCCCATATTTGATTTGCTATTACACCTCTAGCTTTGTCGCTTTGTTAATTCATATCAGATTGCTGCTATAATCAATGAGGGTTAATAATAAGCATACATGTGTGCAATTTTTGCCCACAGGTTTCACAAGAATGGCATTGTCAGTTTGGGCAACAGTAATGCTTAGCTTATATACAAAAGTTCAAGTCAATATACTAGGAAGGCATCTATACATTGATACTGCACGAAGCTTTGGAAGCTCCAATTTAATGGTAAGAACAGCTGTCTTTTTTCATCTTATGGTCATTCGATGTGATGccgtttttcttttccttttcggCGTGATGAGTTTTTCATGGCTTTTGAATATATCGGCCTGTATTTGTATTTTCATTTCTGTCTTGAGTGTTTTCCTTTTTATCATTGTACAAATCTCCATCTGGTACAGAAAGAATCTTCAATATTAGTATCAATAAAGACGTTCCTTCGGGATATACTGCTAAATTACTTTTTCAATGATTCCTTTCCTCTATTGCTAGTGCACATTTGTTATCTTTTGACAACCACATATGCAGCTCTTTCTGCACTAGAGAAACACAGGtatatatttgaaaacactGCCTTGTTAGGAGTATGAATCTTCACCGCTGTAATGTTTGTTAGTATCGGGTCTTGTTTAGTACAGCTATTCAAATAGAAGGCCTGAGCTTGGGGCATTTTGGATTTCCAAAGAAGGTTCTTATGAAAGAATTAATGCCTGTCTAtttattagaataaaaaatggaaagaagaaattacaattaaacatcTTACTTCaaatttttctcacaaaattttgaGCAAATATGATTAATGACAATCTTCCATATTTTAAGTAAATGTTCtaattattatttacaaaaCCTCTGGTTTAGATGATTGATCACACTTGAGCAACAGAGCTATTGAAACTGTTAGGTTTTAATATTGGGTCTAACTCATTCTTACAAATCTTGCTAGTAAAGTGTAGTGTGTCACTCTTTATAaactcttttaattatttcttttcaatATGAGACTTGAATTTTTCTCAATACACTGCCTCGTGTTAGAGCATTATTGGGCTTCCTGAGTTGATAATTTGGTGGGTGACCTGAATGGATAGACTTTGATGCCATCTTGGAATTTAGGTTGGACCTAACTCAACCATACAAAATCGGTTAGTAAGGTGATGGATGTCATCCGATGTGGACTATCAATAGAAACCAATTATTTGTgaatatattgaaatatttaattttaacactTTCCGCCTAATGGTTTGGAGCACAAAATCTTTGATAAAGGAATAACACTAATGATATTGATAACAAAGATGAAGTTTGTCTTCTTAAAGCtttatgttttactattgaggtattattattttctttcaatataATATGATTTCACATTCTACATTATAATTTTCTGTTGTTGtcatttattgtttttgtgttttagGTTTTCTTTTGTTATCTTGAGGTTGCATATGGATGTTGAACTTAATTCCAGTGCCCCTTAAAAGTGTTTTTCTCCCTTCTATGTTGCTTTAGGTGCAGGAAGGTGGAGATGTAGTTGATGGGGAGGACCAGCAGAAATTTCTGGGAAGTGTTGATTTTCTCTCTCAGCATAGTATGCCTGCCTTGATTTCTGACATGGAGGCGGCAACAAAAGAAGTTCTCCAAGGGTGATGTttctttcttatattttttggtGGTTAACAATTTGTGAATTGAATCTATCAATCATTAAAAATCTTGTCTTGgatatataaagaaatttcTTTTAATGTTTTCCATAAAGTATAGAACAATCTTAATTGTGAATAGTTTAGGCTGTAGGATTTTATTTTGCTACCATTGTGCATAAAATTGTCAGTAGCCAAGTCTGTGTTTTGAAACTTGCCAACCTTAAAATCTATTCTTGACTAAGTTTTGCGATTTTATGATCagtatttaattcaattttttaaagtataaattATCGTTATATTGTAGATATTCGGtgaagttttagattttaaattttctgaAAATGTGTACACTTGATTTATTCAAtaagaactttttgtttgatgGTTAAATTGGTGAAATACTATGCCTTCAagagttattaaacaaaataagtGTGACAAGAGTTACTCTAGGAGTAAGTAAATTTCCCTTCCGCCGACACACATATTTTTGTATAAATGTGCACACATAGAAGGGCAATCAGCAATGAGAGTTCTAACCCAAGTTTTACTTTTTTCCTCAGAATAGTGATATGTTTTAGATTGATGATTAAGACTCAATTTAAATTGGCTATGTACAATTTCATTGTGCAGAAAGCAGTTGACTAGTCTCTTCAACAATGCAACGTTTCATGAAACGATCACACAAATACTGAACACCTTCATGAGCAGGGGTAGCCCACATTTCTGGTTAAAATATATGATTCCCGATGACGTTAAATTACACTCCACGACCTCGGGCAGTAGTGACATAGTTCCATTTGATATGAGTCATATGACAGAGTTCGAACAACTAATTATGGAAGCACGGGAAGTATTATCAAGGtattttattgtttgttttGGATGCAATGGTTAATTACAACTACCTAGAAACTCAACATACCTATCATATGCATGAACTCTCTCTACTTGTAATGCAACCAATGCACTAGTTGACAACAGTGAAACACAAACATTGACATGAATACTGAACACGACATATAGACACTGCTATTGTTCTAAATGTAGGACACCAGACATTGGTATATTATAATTAGACAAAATGTTACATGAGCATCATTTATAAAAGATCTAAAAGAGGTGAAACTTGATGATTCATATAATCAAAGTAAGAAGCAAAACTCAACCAATATAAATAGAGGTGAAACTTGATGATTCATATAATCAAAGTAAGAAGCAAAACTCAACCAATATAAATAGGCAAAAGATATAAACATCCACAACATGTTACAATACCCAGTAAGGTacctcatattttttatattagaaaGCCAAATGAGATATTCG
It includes:
- the LOC101505797 gene encoding peroxisome biogenesis protein 3-2-like, giving the protein MLSVRDFWRRHRRKIFLSVGVFGGGYCLYKLYGAHRQRLYALERELEVQRETEEFMKAQMQNHFENIQRISDTITLPHTMHNLSCRIAEELDLSHLLERLIQGKGQPNTLTQSEKLNLWGRLKILSFTRMALSVWATVMLSLYTKVQVNILGRHLYIDTARSFGSSNLMVQEGGDVVDGEDQQKFLGSVDFLSQHSMPALISDMEAATKEVLQGKQLTSLFNNATFHETITQILNTFMSRGSPHFWLKYMIPDDVKLHSTTSGSSDIVPFDMSHMTEFEQLIMEAREVLSSAEFGGIVEISLKAVVDTLAELMGTTGVPLARILPQVAQMCPLLVEEPRKNRFIQVIKNIQEVELFFTFLYANMPSA